Proteins from a single region of Ensifer adhaerens:
- the rpsH gene encoding 30S ribosomal protein S8 gives MAMTDPLGDMLTRIRNGAARRKSSVSTPASKLRARVLDVLQAEGYIRGYSEVVFGNGKAELNIELKYYEGASVIREIGRVSKPGRRVYVSVKSIPQVANGLGITILSTPKGVMADHQAREQNVGGEILCSVF, from the coding sequence ATGGCAATGACTGATCCGCTGGGCGATATGCTCACCCGTATCCGTAACGGCGCGGCTCGCCGCAAGTCGAGCGTTTCCACGCCGGCTTCGAAGCTCCGCGCACGTGTTCTGGATGTCCTTCAGGCTGAAGGCTACATCCGTGGGTACTCTGAAGTCGTATTTGGCAACGGCAAGGCCGAGCTGAACATCGAACTGAAGTACTACGAAGGCGCTTCCGTAATCCGTGAGATCGGACGCGTTTCCAAGCCGGGCCGCCGAGTTTATGTCTCGGTTAAGTCCATTCCGCAGGTCGCGAACGGCCTCGGCATCACCATCCTTTCGACCCCGAAGGGCGTGATGGCCGATCATCAGGCACGCGAACAGAATGTTGGTGGCGAGATCCTTTGCTCCGTCTTCTAA
- the rpsN gene encoding 30S ribosomal protein S14 translates to MAKTSAVEKNKRRRKLVAGQASKRAALKAIIMNQSLPIEERFKATIKLAALPRDGSKTRIRNRCEVTGRPRAYYRKLRMSRIALRELGNLGKVPGIVKSSW, encoded by the coding sequence ATGGCGAAAACGAGCGCAGTTGAAAAGAACAAGCGCCGCCGCAAACTGGTTGCCGGGCAAGCTTCGAAGCGTGCCGCGCTGAAGGCAATCATCATGAACCAGTCTCTGCCGATCGAAGAGCGGTTCAAGGCAACCATCAAGCTGGCAGCTCTGCCGCGTGATGGATCCAAGACCCGCATTCGCAACCGCTGCGAAGTCACCGGCCGTCCGCGCGCCTACTATCGTAAACTTCGTATGTCGCGTATTGCGCTTCGCGAACTGGGCAATCTCGGCAAGGTGCCGGGCATCGTCAAGTCGAGCTGGTAA
- a CDS encoding DNA-directed RNA polymerase subunit alpha, producing the protein MIQKNWQELIKPNKVEFVSSGRTKATLVAEPLERGFGLTLGNALRRVLLSSLRGAAVTAVQIDGVLHEFSSIPGVREDVTDIVLNIKEIAIKMDGDDAKRMVVRKQGPGVVTAGDIQTVGDIEILNPNHVICTLDEGAEIRMEFTVNNGKGYVPADRNRSEDAPIGLIPVDSLYSPVKKVSYKVENTREGQVLDYDKLTMSIETDGSVTGEDAIAFAARILQDQLSVFVNFDEPQKEAEEEAVTELAFNPALLKKVDELELSVRSANCLKNDNIVYIGDLIQKTEAEMLRTPNFGRKSLNEIKEVLASMGLHLGMEVPSWPPENIEDLAKRYEDQY; encoded by the coding sequence ATGATCCAGAAGAATTGGCAGGAACTGATCAAGCCGAACAAGGTGGAGTTCGTCTCCTCCGGCCGCACCAAGGCAACGCTGGTTGCGGAACCGCTTGAACGCGGCTTCGGTCTGACGCTCGGCAACGCGCTTCGCCGCGTGCTTTTGTCGTCGCTGCGCGGTGCTGCAGTCACCGCAGTGCAGATCGACGGCGTCCTGCACGAGTTCTCCTCTATCCCGGGCGTCCGGGAAGATGTGACGGACATCGTGCTCAACATCAAGGAAATCGCCATCAAGATGGATGGCGACGACGCAAAACGCATGGTCGTGCGCAAGCAGGGTCCGGGCGTTGTTACCGCCGGTGACATCCAGACGGTTGGCGATATCGAAATCCTCAACCCGAACCATGTGATCTGCACCCTCGACGAGGGCGCGGAAATCCGCATGGAGTTCACCGTCAACAACGGCAAGGGCTACGTACCGGCCGATCGCAACCGTTCGGAAGATGCTCCGATCGGCCTGATCCCGGTCGACAGCCTGTACTCGCCGGTCAAGAAAGTGTCCTACAAGGTGGAAAACACCCGCGAAGGCCAGGTTCTTGACTATGACAAGCTGACGATGTCCATCGAGACGGACGGTTCCGTCACCGGTGAAGATGCGATCGCTTTTGCGGCCCGCATCCTTCAGGACCAGCTGTCGGTCTTCGTCAACTTCGACGAGCCGCAGAAGGAAGCAGAGGAAGAGGCAGTCACCGAACTCGCCTTCAACCCGGCGCTTCTCAAGAAGGTCGACGAACTGGAACTTTCGGTCCGTTCGGCCAACTGCCTGAAGAACGACAACATCGTCTACATCGGCGACCTCATTCAGAAGACCGAAGCAGAAATGCTCCGCACACCGAATTTTGGTCGCAAGTCGCTGAACGAAATCAAGGAAGTTCTCGCTTCCATGGGCCTGCACCTCGGCATGGAAGTGCCGTCCTGGCCGCCAGAGAACATCGAAGATCTCGCCAAGCGTTACGAAGACCAATACTAA
- the rpsE gene encoding 30S ribosomal protein S5, with product MAQERKGSREDRQNREERDSEFVDKLVAINRVAKVVKGGRRFGFAALVVVGDQKGRVGFGHGKAREVPEAIRKATEAAKRDLIFVPLRGGRTLHHDVHGRHGAGKVLLRSAKPGTGIIAGGPMRAVFETLGVHDVVAKSTGSSNPYNMVRATFDALKNQMHPKDIAAQRGIKYATLQARRVSSGAASEE from the coding sequence ATGGCACAGGAAAGAAAGGGTTCTCGCGAAGATCGCCAGAACCGCGAAGAGCGCGACAGCGAATTTGTCGACAAGCTCGTAGCAATCAACCGCGTCGCCAAGGTGGTGAAGGGCGGTCGTCGTTTCGGTTTCGCCGCTCTCGTCGTCGTTGGCGACCAGAAGGGCCGCGTTGGCTTCGGCCATGGCAAGGCACGCGAAGTGCCGGAAGCCATCCGCAAGGCCACGGAAGCTGCCAAGCGCGACCTGATCTTCGTCCCGCTGCGTGGTGGTCGCACCCTGCATCACGACGTTCATGGCCGTCACGGCGCCGGCAAGGTGCTGCTGCGTTCGGCCAAGCCCGGTACCGGTATCATCGCCGGTGGTCCGATGCGCGCCGTCTTCGAAACGCTCGGCGTTCATGACGTCGTTGCCAAGTCGACCGGTTCGTCGAACCCCTACAACATGGTTCGTGCAACCTTCGACGCCCTCAAGAACCAGATGCACCCGAAGGACATCGCAGCTCAGCGCGGCATCAAGTATGCAACGCTCCAGGCTCGTCGTGTTTCCTCCGGCGCTGCTTCCGAAGAATAA
- a CDS encoding adenylate kinase has translation MRLIFLGPPGAGKGTQAKLLTERYGIPQLSTGDMLRAAVAQATEVGKRAKAVMDAGQLVSDEIVNEIVSDRIDQADCAKGFILDGYPRTVPQAIALGKMLEGKGLKLDAVIELKVDEAALVKRMENRVAETIAAGGTVRSDDNPEAFKRRLTEYREKTAPLSEHYAGTGQLRTVDGMADVTAVTAEIEKILA, from the coding sequence ATGAGACTGATTTTTTTGGGACCGCCGGGCGCTGGCAAGGGGACTCAGGCCAAGCTTCTGACGGAGAGATACGGCATTCCGCAGCTTTCCACAGGTGATATGCTGCGGGCCGCCGTTGCCCAGGCGACCGAGGTTGGCAAGCGTGCCAAGGCGGTCATGGATGCCGGTCAGCTGGTGTCCGACGAGATCGTCAATGAAATCGTGTCGGACCGCATCGACCAGGCGGACTGTGCGAAGGGTTTCATTCTCGATGGCTACCCGCGTACCGTTCCGCAGGCGATAGCACTCGGCAAGATGCTCGAGGGCAAGGGTCTGAAGCTCGATGCGGTCATCGAGCTGAAGGTCGACGAGGCAGCCCTTGTAAAGCGGATGGAGAATCGCGTAGCGGAAACCATCGCTGCGGGAGGCACGGTTCGTTCTGACGACAATCCGGAAGCCTTCAAGCGTCGACTGACGGAGTACCGGGAAAAGACGGCACCGCTCTCCGAGCACTACGCCGGTACCGGTCAGCTGAGAACGGTCGATGGTATGGCGGATGTGACCGCCGTCACCGCAGAGATCGAGAAGATTCTGGCTTAG
- the secY gene encoding preprotein translocase subunit SecY translates to MASAAEQLASNLNFSTFAKAEDLKKRLWFTLGALLVYRLGTYIPLPGLNPDAFAQAFRGQSGGILGLFNMFSGGAVERMAIFALGIMPYISASIIVQLMTSVVPALEQLKKEGEQGRKIINQYTRYGTVLLGTAQAYAIAVGLESGNGLVNDPGWFFRISTVISLLGGTMFLMWLGEQITSRGIGNGISLIIFAGIVAHLPTALAGTLELGRTGALSTPLILAIIVMVVGVIALIVFVERAQRRLLIQYPKRQVGNRMFQGDTSHLPLKLNTSGVIPAIFASSLLLLPATLAGFANTATLPGWATTIVGSLGHGKPLYMVLYGAMIAFFAFFYTAIVFNPKDTADNLKKHGGFIPGIRPGERTAEYIDYVLTRITVIGAAYLIFVCILPEVLISQTGVPFYLGGTSLLIVVSVTLDTVAQIQGHLIAQQYEGLIKKSKLRGGKRGR, encoded by the coding sequence ATGGCTTCTGCAGCGGAACAGCTCGCCTCGAACCTGAATTTCTCGACTTTCGCCAAGGCGGAAGATCTGAAGAAACGTCTTTGGTTCACGCTTGGTGCGCTTCTGGTTTACCGTCTTGGCACCTATATTCCGCTGCCCGGTCTTAACCCGGACGCGTTTGCCCAGGCATTCCGCGGCCAGAGCGGCGGCATTCTTGGTCTCTTCAACATGTTTTCGGGCGGTGCAGTTGAGCGCATGGCGATCTTCGCGCTCGGCATCATGCCCTATATCTCTGCCTCGATCATCGTTCAGCTGATGACCTCGGTCGTTCCGGCGCTGGAACAGCTGAAGAAGGAAGGCGAGCAGGGCCGCAAGATCATCAACCAGTACACCCGTTACGGCACGGTGCTTCTGGGCACGGCGCAGGCTTATGCCATCGCCGTCGGCCTTGAGAGTGGCAACGGCCTCGTGAACGATCCGGGTTGGTTCTTCCGCATTTCGACCGTCATTTCGCTGCTCGGCGGCACCATGTTCCTGATGTGGCTCGGTGAGCAGATCACCTCGCGCGGTATCGGCAACGGCATTTCGCTGATCATCTTTGCAGGCATCGTCGCGCATCTGCCGACGGCTCTTGCCGGTACGCTTGAACTAGGCCGCACCGGCGCGCTTTCGACGCCTCTCATTCTCGCGATCATCGTTATGGTCGTCGGCGTCATCGCGCTTATCGTCTTCGTCGAGCGGGCGCAGCGCCGGCTTCTGATCCAGTATCCGAAGCGCCAGGTCGGCAACCGCATGTTCCAGGGCGACACCTCGCACCTGCCGCTGAAGCTCAACACTTCGGGCGTTATTCCGGCAATCTTCGCGTCCTCGCTGCTGCTGTTGCCGGCAACGCTCGCGGGCTTTGCCAACACGGCGACGCTGCCGGGCTGGGCGACCACCATCGTTGGCTCGCTTGGTCACGGCAAGCCGCTCTACATGGTCCTCTACGGTGCGATGATTGCGTTCTTCGCCTTCTTCTACACGGCAATCGTCTTCAATCCGAAGGATACGGCCGACAATCTCAAGAAGCACGGCGGCTTCATTCCGGGCATCCGTCCGGGCGAGCGCACCGCAGAGTACATCGATTACGTTCTGACGCGCATTACGGTCATCGGCGCGGCGTACCTGATATTCGTCTGCATTCTGCCGGAAGTTCTGATTTCGCAGACCGGTGTGCCGTTCTACCTTGGTGGTACGTCGCTTTTGATTGTTGTCAGCGTGACCCTTGATACGGTAGCACAGATCCAGGGCCACCTCATCGCACAGCAATATGAGGGGCTGATCAAGAAGTCGAAGCTGCGCGGAGGAAAGAGGGGACGATGA
- the rplQ gene encoding 50S ribosomal protein L17 — protein sequence MRHGKAGRKLNRTASHRKAMFANMAASLIEHEQIVTTLPKAKEIRPIVEKLVTLGKRGDLHARRQAISQIRDAAVVSKLFDTIASRYATRNGGYLRIMKAGFRHGDNAALAVIEFVDRDVSAKGAKDLARVAAEAEAAEAA from the coding sequence ATGCGCCACGGTAAAGCCGGCCGCAAGCTGAATAGAACCGCCAGCCACCGCAAGGCGATGTTTGCCAACATGGCAGCTTCGCTGATCGAACACGAGCAGATCGTTACGACCCTGCCGAAGGCCAAGGAAATCCGCCCGATCGTCGAAAAGCTCGTCACGCTCGGCAAGCGCGGTGACCTGCACGCTCGCCGTCAGGCGATCTCGCAGATCCGCGACGCCGCTGTCGTTTCGAAGCTGTTCGACACGATCGCATCGCGCTACGCCACCCGCAACGGCGGCTACCTGCGCATCATGAAGGCTGGCTTCCGTCACGGCGACAATGCCGCGCTCGCCGTCATCGAATTCGTTGACCGCGACGTTTCGGCCAAGGGCGCGAAGGACCTCGCCCGCGTTGCCGCCGAAGCTGAAGCTGCTGAAGCAGCCTGA
- the msrP gene encoding protein-methionine-sulfoxide reductase catalytic subunit MsrP translates to MPSYRPPRIVSSEITPESIFINRRAFLGAAAGGALLASSGTGLAAALSAPKSKYVVDEDLTPEADVTGYNNFYEFGTGKGDPAANSSSFKPTPWTVKVDGLVGKPKEFGLEELLKFPIEERVYRMRCVEAWSMVIPWTGFQLSTLLDKVEPLGSAKYVSFETVVRPAEMSGQSGFFQPLPWPYREGLRLDEARHPLTLLSVGVYGKTLPNQNGAPIRLVTPWKYGFKGIKSIVRISLTETQPPSTWNLSAPNEYGFYANVNPAVDHPRWSQATENRIGGGGFFGSNRRDTLPFNGYADEVAGLYAGMDLRANY, encoded by the coding sequence ATGCCATCCTACCGTCCGCCACGAATCGTTTCTTCCGAAATCACGCCGGAAAGCATCTTCATCAATCGACGCGCCTTCCTTGGTGCGGCTGCCGGCGGCGCCCTTCTTGCAAGCAGTGGCACGGGGTTGGCGGCGGCGTTGAGCGCACCGAAAAGCAAATACGTCGTCGATGAGGATCTGACACCGGAGGCCGACGTCACGGGCTACAACAACTTCTATGAATTCGGGACCGGCAAAGGCGATCCGGCCGCCAACTCGAGCAGCTTCAAGCCGACTCCCTGGACCGTGAAAGTTGATGGTCTCGTCGGCAAGCCGAAGGAATTCGGGCTTGAGGAACTGCTGAAGTTCCCCATAGAGGAGCGCGTCTATCGCATGCGCTGCGTCGAGGCATGGTCGATGGTAATCCCCTGGACCGGCTTTCAGCTTTCGACCCTGCTCGACAAGGTGGAGCCTCTTGGCAGCGCCAAGTATGTCTCGTTCGAGACCGTCGTGCGACCGGCCGAAATGTCCGGTCAGTCCGGCTTCTTCCAGCCGTTGCCCTGGCCCTACCGGGAGGGCTTGCGACTCGATGAGGCGCGCCACCCACTTACGCTTCTTTCCGTCGGCGTTTACGGCAAGACGCTTCCCAATCAGAACGGCGCGCCGATCCGGCTGGTCACGCCCTGGAAGTATGGCTTCAAGGGGATCAAATCGATCGTGCGCATTTCGTTGACGGAAACGCAACCACCCTCGACCTGGAACCTCTCAGCCCCCAACGAGTACGGCTTCTACGCCAACGTCAACCCGGCGGTCGACCATCCGCGTTGGAGCCAGGCGACGGAGAACCGCATCGGCGGCGGGGGCTTCTTCGGCTCCAACCGGCGAGACACCCTGCCCTTCAACGGCTACGCCGATGAGGTCGCTGGCCTCTATGCCGGCATGGATCTGAGGGCGAACTATTGA
- the rpmD gene encoding 50S ribosomal protein L30, with the protein MAKKEVAKKTVTVEQIGSPIRRPAVQRQTLIGLGLNKMHRVRTLEDTPSVRGMIRTVQHLVRVVDEK; encoded by the coding sequence ATGGCTAAGAAAGAAGTTGCCAAGAAGACGGTTACCGTCGAACAGATCGGTAGCCCCATTCGCCGTCCGGCCGTACAGCGTCAGACGCTTATCGGCCTGGGTCTCAACAAGATGCACCGGGTTCGCACGCTGGAAGACACTCCGTCTGTTCGCGGCATGATCCGGACCGTCCAGCACCTCGTTCGCGTCGTCGACGAGAAGTGA
- the rplR gene encoding 50S ribosomal protein L18, translated as MASRKDTLVRRANRVRRQIKAVANGRPRLSVHRSSKNIYVQVIDDVAGKTLASASTLDTDLRSSLKTGADTAAAAAVGKLIAERAVKAGVKDVVFDRGAFIYHGRIKALADAAREGGLNF; from the coding sequence ATGGCTAGCAGGAAAGATACTCTTGTGCGTCGCGCCAACCGCGTGCGCCGTCAAATCAAGGCGGTCGCCAATGGCCGCCCGCGCCTGTCGGTTCATCGCTCGTCGAAGAACATCTACGTACAGGTCATCGACGACGTGGCCGGCAAGACGCTTGCGTCTGCCTCCACGCTCGATACCGATCTGCGTTCGTCTTTGAAGACGGGCGCTGACACGGCAGCAGCTGCTGCCGTCGGCAAGCTCATCGCTGAGCGGGCCGTAAAGGCTGGCGTCAAGGACGTTGTCTTTGATCGTGGCGCCTTCATCTATCACGGCCGCATCAAGGCTTTGGCCGATGCCGCACGTGAAGGTGGTCTGAACTTCTGA
- the rpsM gene encoding 30S ribosomal protein S13 translates to MARIAGVNIPTAKRVVIALTYIHGIGPKFAQEIIEKVGIPADRRVHQLTDAEVLQIRETIDRDYQVEGDLRRETSMNIKRLMDLGCYRGLRHRRGLPVRGQRTHTNARTRKGPAKAIAGKKK, encoded by the coding sequence GTGGCACGTATCGCTGGCGTCAACATCCCGACGGCAAAGCGCGTAGTTATTGCGCTGACCTACATTCACGGGATCGGCCCGAAATTCGCACAGGAAATCATCGAAAAGGTCGGTATCCCGGCTGATCGTCGCGTGCATCAGCTGACGGACGCTGAAGTCCTGCAGATCCGCGAAACGATCGACCGCGACTACCAGGTCGAAGGTGACCTGCGTCGTGAGACCTCGATGAACATCAAGCGCCTGATGGACCTCGGCTGCTACCGCGGCCTGCGTCACCGTCGTGGCCTGCCGGTTCGCGGTCAGCGCACCCACACCAACGCCCGTACCCGCAAGGGTCCGGCGAAGGCGATTGCCGGTAAGAAGAAGTAA
- the rplE gene encoding 50S ribosomal protein L5, with amino-acid sequence MAKSAYEPRLKKEYVERIRAAMQEKFSYANEMQIPRLDKIVINMGVGESTGDSKKPSVAAADLAAIAGQKPVITRARNSIAGFKLREGMPIGAKVTLRGVRMFEFLDRLVNIALPRVRDFRGLNPKSFDGRGNFAMGVKEHIVFPEINYDKVDQMWGMDIIVCTTATNDDEARALLTEFNFPFRQ; translated from the coding sequence ATGGCTAAGTCCGCTTATGAGCCCCGGCTCAAGAAGGAATATGTCGAGCGTATTCGTGCGGCTATGCAGGAGAAGTTCTCCTACGCCAACGAAATGCAGATCCCGCGTCTCGACAAGATCGTCATCAACATGGGTGTTGGCGAATCGACGGGCGACAGCAAGAAGCCGTCCGTTGCCGCTGCCGACCTCGCTGCAATTGCTGGCCAGAAGCCGGTAATCACCCGCGCTCGCAACTCCATCGCAGGCTTCAAGCTTCGCGAAGGCATGCCGATTGGTGCCAAGGTTACCCTGCGCGGCGTTCGGATGTTTGAGTTCCTGGATCGCCTCGTGAACATTGCGCTTCCGCGCGTTCGCGACTTCCGTGGCCTCAATCCGAAGTCTTTTGACGGACGTGGCAACTTCGCCATGGGCGTCAAGGAACACATTGTGTTCCCTGAGATCAACTACGACAAGGTTGATCAGATGTGGGGCATGGACATCATCGTTTGCACGACGGCAACTAACGACGACGAAGCTCGCGCTCTGCTCACAGAGTTCAACTTCCCGTTCCGTCAGTAA
- the rplO gene encoding 50S ribosomal protein L15, which yields MKLNEIKDNEGSTHSRKRLGRGIGSGSGKTAGRGVKGQKARSGVAINGFEGGQMPIYRRLPKRGFNNIFASEFVVVSLGRIQTAIDAKKLDASKTVDAAALKAAGVIRREKDGVRVLADGELKAKVSIEVAGASKSAIEKIEKAGGSVKLLAAAAE from the coding sequence ATGAAACTGAATGAAATCAAGGACAACGAAGGCTCGACCCACAGCCGCAAGCGTCTCGGCCGTGGTATCGGCTCGGGCTCCGGCAAGACCGCCGGCCGCGGTGTCAAGGGTCAGAAGGCTCGTTCGGGCGTTGCCATCAACGGCTTCGAAGGCGGCCAGATGCCGATCTACCGTCGTCTGCCGAAGCGCGGCTTCAACAACATCTTCGCTTCGGAGTTTGTTGTCGTGTCGCTCGGCCGTATCCAGACGGCAATCGACGCCAAGAAGCTCGACGCTTCCAAGACCGTCGATGCGGCTGCCCTCAAGGCTGCTGGCGTCATCCGTCGCGAAAAGGACGGCGTTCGCGTTCTCGCTGACGGCGAACTGAAGGCGAAGGTCTCGATCGAAGTTGCTGGCGCTTCCAAGTCGGCAATCGAAAAGATCGAAAAGGCCGGCGGTTCGGTCAAGCTGCTCGCAGCTGCTGCTGAATAA
- the rplF gene encoding 50S ribosomal protein L6, giving the protein MSRIGKKPVQVPAGVTASVDGQKVTAKGPKGELFFVANDEVSVKLEENAVVVQPLSQSKDARSKWGMSRTMIENIFKGVKDGYERKLEINGVGYRASMQGKNLQLALGFSHDVVYQTPEGITIAVPKPTEIIVSGINKQQVGQVAAEIREYRGPEPYKGKGVKYAEERIVRKEGKKK; this is encoded by the coding sequence ATGTCTCGTATCGGTAAGAAGCCCGTTCAGGTTCCGGCAGGCGTCACGGCAAGCGTTGATGGCCAGAAGGTAACGGCGAAGGGCCCGAAGGGCGAACTGTTCTTCGTTGCAAACGACGAAGTCTCGGTAAAGCTCGAAGAAAACGCGGTTGTCGTACAGCCGCTCAGCCAGAGCAAGGATGCTCGTTCGAAGTGGGGCATGTCCCGCACGATGATCGAGAACATCTTCAAGGGCGTCAAGGACGGTTACGAGCGCAAGCTCGAAATCAACGGCGTTGGTTATCGTGCGTCGATGCAGGGCAAGAACCTGCAGCTCGCGCTCGGTTTCAGCCACGACGTCGTCTACCAGACGCCGGAAGGCATCACGATTGCTGTTCCGAAGCCGACCGAAATCATCGTGTCCGGCATCAACAAGCAGCAGGTCGGCCAGGTTGCCGCGGAAATCCGCGAATACCGTGGCCCCGAGCCCTACAAGGGCAAGGGCGTCAAGTATGCCGAAGAGCGGATTGTCCGCAAAGAAGGCAAGAAGAAGTAA
- the msrQ gene encoding protein-methionine-sulfoxide reductase heme-binding subunit MsrQ, translating to MTSVRLPALPKRFHSASVWALYGFGLLPAAYAFYLGATGQLPGNPVKEFEHLLGIWALRFLVATLAITPIRDLLGINWLRYRRALGLLAFYYVLMHFLAYMLLDQRLNFSGILADIARRPFITIGMAALVMLIPLALTSNNWSIRRLGPRWNTLHRLAYVIAAAGALHFSMSVKVVGPEQMLYLGLVTVLLLWRLVRRPYLRRKRQTTGAPARAIPGKV from the coding sequence TTGACGAGCGTCCGCCTCCCCGCATTGCCGAAACGTTTTCACTCGGCCTCGGTCTGGGCGCTCTACGGATTCGGCCTGTTGCCGGCAGCCTACGCCTTCTACCTCGGCGCCACGGGTCAACTGCCCGGCAACCCGGTCAAGGAGTTCGAACATCTGCTTGGTATCTGGGCGCTTCGCTTCCTCGTCGCGACCCTGGCGATCACACCAATCCGCGACCTTCTCGGAATCAATTGGCTGCGCTACCGCCGGGCACTCGGGCTACTCGCCTTCTACTACGTGCTGATGCACTTCCTCGCTTACATGCTGCTCGATCAGCGGCTAAATTTCTCGGGCATCCTCGCCGACATCGCCCGCCGCCCGTTCATCACCATCGGCATGGCAGCCCTCGTGATGCTGATCCCGCTGGCGCTGACCTCCAACAACTGGTCGATCCGCAGGCTCGGCCCACGATGGAATACGCTGCACCGACTTGCCTATGTGATCGCTGCCGCCGGCGCTTTGCATTTTTCCATGTCGGTCAAGGTCGTGGGCCCCGAACAGATGCTCTATCTGGGCCTGGTCACCGTGCTGCTCCTCTGGCGTCTGGTGCGCAGGCCTTATCTCAGGCGCAAGCGCCAGACGACCGGCGCACCGGCGAGAGCGATCCCGGGAAAGGTCTAA
- the rpsK gene encoding 30S ribosomal protein S11, translating to MAKEATRVRRRERKNITSGVAHVNSSFNNTMITITDAQGNAIAWSSAGAKGFKGSRKSTPFAAQIAAEDCAKKAQEHGMKSLEVEVCGPGSGRESALRALQAAGFMITSIRDVTPIPHNGCRPRKKRRV from the coding sequence ATGGCCAAGGAAGCCACCCGCGTTCGCCGCCGCGAACGCAAGAACATCACGTCTGGCGTCGCGCACGTCAATTCGTCGTTCAACAACACCATGATCACCATCACCGACGCACAGGGCAACGCGATTGCCTGGTCGTCTGCCGGTGCCAAGGGTTTCAAGGGTTCGCGTAAGTCGACCCCGTTTGCCGCACAGATCGCCGCTGAAGATTGCGCCAAGAAGGCTCAGGAACACGGCATGAAGTCGCTTGAAGTCGAAGTTTGCGGTCCGGGTTCCGGCCGTGAATCCGCTCTTCGCGCGCTGCAGGCTGCGGGCTTCATGATCACCTCGATCCGCGATGTGACCCCGATACCGCACAACGGCTGCCGTCCGCGCAAGAAGCGCCGCGTCTGA
- a CDS encoding DUF4304 domain-containing protein produces MSSNNPIVDAVADSLKPHGFRKNARSWYLESPETILIVNVQKSQFGNQFYLNCSVVFRSISTVARPKEYHGDIRFRLESVLSPSEAELCVKLLNLENELFSDEERQAKFAGLFARALPLLFRCRTEAGAAEALFCKALPDWMLNRAGAELLHRAATCSPT; encoded by the coding sequence ATGTCCAGCAACAACCCAATAGTGGATGCAGTCGCAGATTCTTTGAAGCCACATGGCTTCCGGAAGAACGCGAGGAGCTGGTACCTTGAGAGCCCCGAGACCATTTTGATCGTCAACGTCCAGAAGTCTCAGTTCGGGAACCAGTTCTATTTGAATTGCTCTGTCGTGTTCCGATCGATATCGACCGTTGCACGACCTAAGGAGTATCACGGGGACATCCGCTTCCGGCTTGAAAGTGTTCTTTCCCCCAGCGAAGCTGAGTTGTGCGTGAAGCTTCTCAATCTAGAAAACGAGTTGTTTTCAGACGAAGAGCGCCAAGCGAAATTTGCCGGGCTCTTCGCGCGTGCTTTGCCGCTTCTGTTTCGATGCAGAACGGAAGCCGGTGCCGCCGAAGCCCTATTCTGCAAGGCGCTGCCGGATTGGATGCTGAACAGGGCCGGCGCCGAGCTTCTTCATCGCGCCGCTACATGTTCGCCAACGTGA